A stretch of the Nitratireductor thuwali genome encodes the following:
- a CDS encoding DUF4167 domain-containing protein — protein sequence MRGRGNNNNRKGPNPLTRSYESNGPDVKIRGTAQQVADKYTTLARDAHSSGDRVMAENYLQHAEHYNRIIAAAQAQAQQQSMRDPRDDSDRDVREDNYEDNEDRDDREDRFSDHTPEQPRQRSGDGSGPQPVIEGTPAEVALKDRESSRGNGARSNGRGRGRASATGEDENAARAESAGTPPSDAGDEAAPKPAKRARRPRAKKADEAGSQDATANKDASEANISEEVVAQG from the coding sequence ATGCGCGGACGCGGTAACAACAACAACCGCAAGGGACCCAATCCCCTTACCCGCAGCTACGAGAGCAACGGGCCGGACGTGAAAATCCGCGGAACCGCCCAACAGGTTGCCGACAAATACACCACTCTGGCGCGCGATGCCCATAGCTCGGGCGACCGGGTCATGGCGGAGAACTACCTGCAGCACGCCGAGCATTACAACCGCATCATCGCCGCAGCCCAGGCGCAAGCCCAGCAGCAGAGCATGCGCGACCCGCGTGACGACAGCGATCGTGATGTGCGCGAGGACAATTACGAGGACAACGAGGATCGCGACGATCGCGAGGATCGTTTCTCCGACCACACGCCGGAGCAGCCGCGCCAGCGGTCCGGCGACGGTTCGGGGCCGCAGCCGGTCATCGAGGGTACGCCAGCCGAAGTTGCACTGAAAGACCGCGAATCAAGCCGGGGCAACGGCGCCCGGTCCAACGGCCGCGGTCGGGGCAGAGCCAGCGCGACAGGCGAAGACGAAAACGCCGCCAGGGCGGAAAGTGCCGGTACGCCGCCGTCGGACGCCGGCGACGAGGCGGCGCCCAAGCCTGCCAAGCGCGCCCGCAGGCCCCGTGCCAAGAAGGCCGACGAGGCCGGTTCGCAAGACGCAACCGCCAACAAGGATGCGTCCGAAGCAAACATCAGCGAGGAAGTCGTAGCCCAAGGCTGA
- the prmC gene encoding peptide chain release factor N(5)-glutamine methyltransferase, producing MGEARLPGSLDVLLRQARTILREAGIAGAAFDARLIVEHFAGTSQAELIASPDRAVTDDEAKAVLAAVRERAEGKPVHRILGYREFYGLKLMLSPETLEPRPDTETLVDMVLPHLRQTVGRKGTCTILDMGTGTGAIALALLSAVPEARAVGTDISGHALATARANADMNGYSERFVTRRSDWFGEIEESFDLIVSNPPYIATAEMDDLPGEVRKHDPITALHGGADGLDAYRKIAAKAGRHLNAAGAVAVEVGSSQAIDVKEVFASSGFRTASVAADLAGHDRAILFVAC from the coding sequence ATGGGTGAGGCGCGCCTGCCCGGCTCGCTGGACGTTTTGCTGCGGCAGGCAAGGACCATTCTTCGGGAAGCCGGCATAGCGGGAGCCGCCTTCGATGCCCGGCTTATCGTCGAGCACTTTGCCGGCACAAGCCAGGCCGAGCTGATCGCATCACCCGACCGGGCGGTGACCGACGACGAAGCCAAGGCCGTTCTTGCCGCCGTGCGGGAGAGGGCAGAGGGCAAGCCGGTCCATCGGATATTGGGCTACCGCGAATTCTACGGCCTCAAGCTGATGCTGTCGCCGGAGACGCTGGAGCCCCGGCCGGACACGGAAACGCTGGTCGATATGGTGCTGCCGCATCTGCGCCAAACCGTCGGCCGCAAAGGGACCTGCACCATCCTCGATATGGGGACCGGAACGGGGGCCATCGCGCTGGCGCTCCTGAGCGCGGTGCCGGAAGCCCGCGCCGTGGGCACCGATATTTCCGGCCATGCCCTTGCAACGGCGCGGGCGAATGCCGATATGAATGGATATAGCGAGCGGTTCGTGACCAGAAGGTCCGATTGGTTCGGCGAAATCGAAGAATCATTCGATCTCATCGTGTCGAACCCGCCCTATATTGCAACGGCTGAAATGGACGATCTTCCCGGGGAAGTGCGCAAGCACGATCCGATCACCGCATTGCACGGCGGGGCCGACGGGCTTGATGCCTACAGGAAGATTGCCGCAAAGGCGGGCCGCCATCTCAATGCGGCGGGTGCCGTAGCCGTGGAAGTCGGAAGCAGCCAAGCGATTGACGTCAAAGAAGTATTCGCTTCCAGCGGCTTTCGGACGGCAAGCGTCGCGGCCGATCTTGCGGGGCACGACCGCGCGATATTGTTCGTTGCCTGTTGA
- a CDS encoding aspartate kinase, giving the protein MARIVMKFGGTSVADIARIHNVARHVKREVDAGNEVAVVVSAMAGKTNELVGWVRDMPKASGGNSPFYDAREYDAIVASGEQVSAGLLAIALQSIGVDARSWQGWQVPIQTDNAHGAARILEIDGSELVRRMGTGQVAVVTGFQGLAADNRITTLGRGGSDTSAVAMAAAVKADRCDIYTDVDGVYTTDPRIEPKARRLARISFEEMLEMASLGAKVLQVRSVELAMVYKVRTFVRSSLDDPDAPGMGDFDNPPGTLICDEEEIVEQQVVTGIAYAKDEAQVSLRRLADRPGVSAGIFGPLAEANINVDMIVQNISEDGSRTDMTFTVPTGDLDKALSVLDKVREQVGFDAIQSEAGMVKVSVIGIGMRSHAGVAATAFKALAEKGINIRAITTSEIKISILIDGAYAELAVRTLHSVYGLDKQ; this is encoded by the coding sequence ATGGCGCGCATCGTGATGAAATTCGGCGGGACGTCCGTCGCCGACATCGCCCGCATTCACAATGTCGCGCGCCACGTCAAACGCGAGGTCGACGCAGGCAACGAGGTGGCCGTCGTCGTCTCCGCCATGGCCGGCAAGACGAATGAGCTGGTCGGTTGGGTTCGCGACATGCCGAAGGCGTCGGGGGGCAATTCGCCTTTTTACGACGCGCGCGAATATGACGCCATCGTCGCCTCCGGAGAGCAGGTTTCTGCGGGCCTCCTGGCCATCGCGCTGCAGTCCATCGGGGTTGACGCCCGGTCGTGGCAGGGCTGGCAGGTGCCAATCCAGACGGATAATGCGCATGGCGCGGCCCGTATCCTCGAAATCGACGGGAGCGAACTGGTGCGCCGGATGGGAACGGGACAGGTGGCGGTGGTCACCGGATTCCAGGGCCTGGCCGCCGACAACCGCATCACGACGCTGGGCCGTGGCGGCTCCGACACCAGCGCCGTGGCGATGGCCGCCGCCGTGAAGGCCGACCGCTGCGATATCTATACGGACGTGGACGGTGTCTACACGACGGATCCGCGCATCGAGCCAAAGGCGCGCCGCCTGGCCAGAATCTCCTTTGAGGAGATGCTGGAGATGGCCTCGCTCGGTGCCAAGGTGCTGCAGGTCCGGTCGGTCGAGCTTGCCATGGTATACAAGGTGCGGACGTTCGTGAGATCGTCGCTCGATGATCCGGATGCGCCGGGGATGGGCGATTTCGACAACCCGCCCGGAACGCTCATTTGCGACGAGGAAGAGATCGTGGAACAGCAAGTCGTCACCGGTATCGCCTATGCAAAGGACGAGGCGCAGGTCTCGCTGCGCCGCCTGGCCGACCGGCCCGGCGTTTCGGCGGGCATCTTCGGGCCGCTGGCGGAAGCCAACATCAATGTCGACATGATCGTGCAGAATATCTCGGAAGACGGGTCGCGCACGGACATGACCTTCACGGTGCCCACCGGCGACCTTGATAAAGCCTTGAGCGTGCTGGACAAGGTGCGCGAGCAGGTCGGCTTCGACGCCATTCAGTCAGAGGCCGGGATGGTCAAGGTGTCGGTCATCGGCATCGGCATGCGCAGCCATGCCGGCGTCGCGGCGACGGCGTTCAAAGCGCTCGCCGAGAAGGGCATCAACATCCGGGCGATCACGACGTCGGAGATCAAGATTTCGATCCTGATCGACGGCGCTTATGCGGAACTGGCCGTGCGGACTTTGCATTCTGTCTACGGTCTCGATAAGCAATAA
- the ptsP gene encoding phosphoenolpyruvate--protein phosphotransferase → MRETAAGPRILLRRLREMMAEALEPQERLDRIVREIAQNMVAEVCSLYILRADSFLELYATEGLNPGSVHLAQLRLGQGLVGTIAASARALNLSDAQKHPAFAYLPETGEEIYHSFLGVPVLRAGRTLGVLVVQNRTKRHYRDDEVEALETVAMVIAEMIATGDLARLTRPGMELDLRRSVSMEGLSFNEGVGLGHVVLHEPRIVVTNLFNEDSDQEMERLEVALSSLRLSIDDMLSRRDVAFEGEHRAVLEAYRMFANDRGWVRRLEEAVRNGLTAEAAVEKVQSDMRARMLHMTDPYLRERMSDFDDLANRLLRQLMGRGPDALAEVLPKDAILVARNMGAAELLDYPRQKLRGLVLEDAAPTSHIVIVARAIGLPTVGQVKGAVSLSENGDAIIVDGEEGQVHLRPQADIEAAYSEKVRFRARRQQLYRELRDRPPVSKDGVAVELLMNAGLAVDLPQLAQSGAAGIGLFRTELQFMVASTFPRVEAQERLYREVIDAADGKPVTFRTIDIGGDKVLPYFKGAQQEENPALGWRAIRLTLDRPGLLRTQVRALLKASGGRELKLMLPMVTEISEITRARDIIDREVRHLSRFAHHLPTSLKLGAMVEVPSLLWQLDELMSAVDFVSVGSNDLFQFVMATDRGNTRIADRFDPLCAPFLRLLRQIAQAGKEADKPVTLCGELAGRPISAMALLGIGYRAISMAPASVGPVKAMLCELPLEALSERMEIALAKNAATTDIRAELRQFASEHDIPI, encoded by the coding sequence ATGCGAGAGACAGCCGCCGGTCCGCGCATTCTACTGAGGCGTCTCCGCGAGATGATGGCGGAGGCGCTGGAGCCACAGGAGCGGCTCGACCGCATCGTGCGCGAAATCGCGCAGAACATGGTGGCCGAGGTCTGCTCGCTCTACATCCTGCGCGCCGATTCCTTTCTTGAGCTCTATGCGACCGAGGGTCTCAACCCCGGCTCCGTTCACCTTGCGCAACTGAGGCTGGGCCAGGGGCTCGTCGGCACCATCGCGGCAAGCGCACGGGCGCTCAACCTGTCGGACGCACAGAAGCATCCAGCCTTCGCCTATCTGCCGGAAACGGGCGAGGAGATCTATCATTCCTTCCTCGGCGTGCCGGTGCTTCGCGCCGGGCGCACGCTCGGCGTGCTGGTCGTGCAGAACCGCACCAAGCGCCATTATCGCGACGACGAGGTGGAAGCGCTGGAAACGGTGGCAATGGTCATCGCCGAAATGATCGCCACGGGCGACCTGGCACGGCTGACGCGCCCCGGCATGGAGCTCGACCTGCGCCGTTCCGTCAGCATGGAAGGGCTTTCCTTCAATGAAGGCGTCGGGCTCGGTCATGTCGTCCTGCACGAGCCGCGCATCGTCGTCACCAATCTGTTCAACGAAGACAGCGACCAGGAGATGGAGCGGCTGGAGGTGGCGCTGAGCTCGCTGCGCCTTTCCATCGACGACATGCTGTCGCGCCGCGACGTCGCGTTCGAGGGCGAGCACCGGGCGGTGCTGGAAGCCTATCGCATGTTCGCCAACGACCGCGGCTGGGTGCGGCGGCTGGAAGAGGCCGTACGGAACGGGCTGACGGCAGAGGCAGCGGTGGAGAAGGTGCAGAGCGACATGCGGGCGCGCATGCTGCACATGACCGATCCTTATCTGCGCGAGCGCATGAGCGACTTCGACGATCTGGCCAACCGGTTGCTGCGGCAGCTCATGGGACGGGGCCCGGATGCGTTGGCGGAGGTGCTGCCGAAGGACGCCATACTGGTCGCCCGCAATATGGGCGCGGCCGAATTGCTGGATTATCCAAGGCAGAAGCTGCGCGGCCTGGTGCTTGAAGACGCGGCGCCGACGAGCCACATCGTGATCGTCGCCCGCGCCATCGGCCTGCCGACGGTGGGCCAGGTAAAGGGCGCGGTCTCGCTCTCGGAAAATGGCGACGCGATCATCGTGGATGGCGAGGAAGGACAGGTTCATCTGCGCCCGCAGGCCGATATCGAGGCCGCCTATTCGGAGAAGGTGCGGTTCCGGGCACGGCGTCAGCAGCTTTACCGCGAACTGCGCGACCGGCCGCCCGTCAGCAAGGATGGCGTGGCTGTCGAATTGCTGATGAATGCCGGGCTGGCGGTGGATCTGCCGCAGCTCGCGCAGTCCGGCGCGGCGGGTATCGGGCTGTTCCGCACGGAGTTGCAGTTCATGGTGGCCTCGACCTTCCCGCGGGTGGAGGCGCAGGAGCGCCTTTACAGGGAAGTGATCGATGCGGCGGACGGCAAGCCGGTCACCTTCCGCACGATCGATATCGGGGGCGACAAGGTGCTGCCCTATTTCAAGGGCGCACAGCAGGAGGAAAACCCGGCGCTCGGCTGGCGCGCCATACGCCTGACGCTCGATCGTCCCGGCCTGCTGCGCACGCAGGTCCGGGCGCTGTTGAAGGCGTCGGGCGGGCGCGAGCTGAAGCTGATGCTGCCCATGGTGACGGAAATCTCCGAGATCACCAGGGCGCGCGACATCATCGACCGTGAGGTGCGCCATCTGTCCCGCTTCGCCCATCATCTGCCGACCAGCCTGAAGCTGGGGGCGATGGTGGAAGTGCCTTCGCTCCTGTGGCAACTGGACGAGTTGATGAGTGCGGTGGACTTCGTCTCGGTCGGATCGAACGACCTCTTTCAGTTCGTGATGGCGACCGACCGCGGCAATACGCGTATTGCCGATCGCTTCGACCCGCTGTGCGCGCCGTTCCTGCGTCTGCTGCGGCAGATCGCCCAAGCCGGCAAGGAAGCGGACAAGCCCGTGACGCTGTGCGGCGAACTGGCCGGGCGGCCGATCTCAGCGATGGCGCTTCTTGGCATCGGCTATCGGGCGATCTCCATGGCGCCGGCCTCGGTCGGCCCAGTAAAGGCCATGTTGTGCGAGCTGCCGCTGGAGGCGCTGAGCGAGCGCATGGAGATTGCCCTTGCCAAGAACGCCGCGACAACCGATATCCGCGCTGAGCTTCGGCAATTTGCCAGCGAACACGATATCCCTATTTGA
- a CDS encoding ArsR/SmtB family transcription factor, with protein MARRSAAHDVFGAIADPTRRRLLERLANRERSVSELAAGTGLTTSAISLHLQVLLRAGLVSRRTAGRHRFYRLDPGPLRDVADWAAQLSAFWAHNLDRLQQLAEEKDASINRTED; from the coding sequence ATGGCGAGACGCTCGGCCGCCCACGATGTTTTCGGCGCGATCGCCGACCCGACGCGCCGGCGTCTTCTTGAGCGCTTGGCCAATAGGGAACGTTCGGTGAGCGAGCTGGCGGCGGGCACCGGCCTTACGACTTCCGCCATCTCCCTGCATCTGCAGGTGCTCCTGCGCGCCGGTCTGGTAAGCCGGCGCACTGCCGGCCGCCATCGCTTCTATCGTCTCGACCCTGGGCCGCTGCGCGACGTGGCGGACTGGGCAGCGCAGCTTTCAGCCTTCTGGGCCCACAATCTCGACCGCCTGCAGCAACTCGCCGAGGAGAAGGATGCTTCAATCAATCGAACTGAGGATTGA
- a CDS encoding VOC family protein, with amino-acid sequence MQQLNGIIPCLTIDGAAAAIDFYKKAFGAEEVSRAEAEDGKRLMHAHIRINGSDLMMWDLFPEFGMSADAPRGVTIHLEVDDADKWYQRAIDAGATATMPLENAFWGSRYGQLRDPFGHSWAIGSPLKE; translated from the coding sequence ATGCAGCAATTGAATGGAATCATCCCGTGTCTCACCATCGACGGCGCGGCTGCGGCAATCGATTTTTACAAGAAGGCGTTCGGTGCGGAGGAGGTGAGCCGGGCCGAGGCGGAAGACGGCAAACGCCTGATGCACGCCCATATCCGCATCAATGGCAGCGATCTGATGATGTGGGACCTGTTCCCCGAATTCGGCATGTCGGCGGACGCGCCGCGCGGCGTCACGATTCACCTGGAGGTGGACGATGCCGACAAATGGTATCAGCGGGCAATCGATGCCGGCGCCACCGCGACCATGCCGTTGGAGAACGCGTTCTGGGGAAGCCGCTACGGGCAACTGCGCGACCCGTTCGGCCATAGCTGGGCCATCGGCTCGCCGCTGAAGGAATAG
- the prfA gene encoding peptide chain release factor 1, producing MTELPRERMDQVLKRFEMIEAQMAAGPSPDEYVKLASEYSDLQQVADAIRSLRKAEDELRDLEAMLADKSTDAEMRELAEADLETVEERVEKLRADLQLLLLPKDEADDKNVILEIRAGTGGDEAALFAGDLFRMYERYAAERGWRVEVVSASEGEAGGYKEIIATVSGRGVFSRLKFESGVHRVQRVPATEAQGRIHTSAATVAVLPEAEEIDVDIRTEDLRIDTMRASGAGGQHVNTTDSAVRITHIPTGIVVMQAEKSQHQNRARAMQILRARLFDAQRTRADDERSEARRLQVGTGDRSERIRTYNFPQGRVTDHRINLTLYKLDRVLEGELDEVIDGLISDHQSKLLAATADG from the coding sequence ATGACCGAATTGCCGCGCGAGCGTATGGACCAGGTGCTGAAGCGCTTCGAGATGATCGAGGCGCAGATGGCTGCCGGCCCGTCGCCGGACGAATATGTGAAGCTTGCCTCCGAATATTCCGACCTTCAGCAGGTTGCGGACGCGATCCGTTCGCTCAGGAAGGCCGAAGACGAGCTCCGCGACCTGGAGGCTATGCTCGCCGACAAATCGACCGACGCGGAAATGCGCGAGCTGGCGGAAGCCGACCTGGAGACGGTGGAAGAGCGCGTCGAGAAGCTGCGGGCCGATCTCCAGCTTCTGCTGCTTCCCAAGGACGAGGCGGACGACAAGAACGTCATCCTGGAAATCCGCGCGGGCACGGGCGGCGACGAGGCAGCGCTTTTCGCCGGCGATCTTTTTCGCATGTATGAGCGCTACGCCGCCGAGCGCGGCTGGCGCGTCGAGGTGGTGTCGGCCAGCGAGGGCGAGGCCGGCGGCTACAAGGAAATCATTGCCACGGTCTCGGGACGAGGCGTGTTCTCGCGGCTGAAGTTCGAGTCGGGCGTCCACCGGGTGCAGCGCGTGCCGGCGACCGAGGCGCAGGGGCGCATCCACACGTCCGCGGCGACGGTGGCGGTGCTGCCGGAGGCGGAGGAGATCGACGTCGATATCAGGACGGAAGACCTGCGCATCGATACGATGCGCGCCTCCGGCGCGGGCGGACAGCACGTCAACACCACCGACTCGGCCGTGCGCATCACCCATATCCCGACAGGTATCGTCGTGATGCAGGCCGAGAAGTCGCAGCATCAGAACCGCGCGCGCGCCATGCAGATCCTGCGCGCCCGCCTGTTTGACGCGCAGCGCACAAGGGCGGACGACGAGCGCTCGGAGGCGCGCCGGCTGCAGGTCGGGACCGGCGACCGCTCCGAGCGCATCCGCACCTACAATTTCCCGCAAGGGCGCGTCACCGATCATCGCATCAACCTGACGCTCTACAAGCTCGACCGGGTGCTGGAGGGCGAGCTGGACGAGGTGATCGACGGGCTGATCTCCGACCACCAGTCCAAGCTGCTGGCGGCGACGGCCGATGGGTGA